A stretch of DNA from Sandaracinaceae bacterium:
AACCCGGGCGCGGGCCGGCCACTTCTCAACTCGTGGAGTCGAGCGCGTCGCTCGGGACGGCTACGGTCACGCGGTTTCGGCCCTGCTTCTTCGCGCGGTAGAGCGCGCGGTCCGCGACCTTGACCAGCTCACTCTCGGCCTTGGCGGAGGTGGCGATCATGGTGGCGACGCCGATGCTCACGGTCACATGAGAGGCGGTGGGAGAGTCTGGGTGGACCACCTCGAGGCGCTGGACGCGGTAGAGGATGGTCTTGGCCACCTGCTCCGCCCCACCTTCGTCGGTCGCCGGGAGGATCACGGCGAACTCTTCTCCTCCATAGCGGGCCGGGAGGTCGTTCAGCCGGGCGGCGGTCATCGCCAAGACCGACGCCACCTCCCTGAGGCATGCGTCCCCAGCCTGGTGACCGAGCGAGTCGTTGAAGCGCTTGAAGTGATCGATGTCGATCATCAGGAGGGACAGCGGCGCCCCCGTGCGCGTGCTCTGCTGCCACTCGCGCCTCAACCGAAGGTCGAACACGCGCCGGTTGGCGATGCTGGTCAAGGGGTCCTCGCGGGACATGCGGTCGAGGTCTCGCGCCAGGTTGTCGATCACGCGGGCGCGACGGATCCCGATGGAGACATACCCAGCGAGCAGGAACGACGCGAGCAGACCACCGAGCAAGACGGACCACGGGGAGCCTGTGTGTCCTTCGCGGAGGTACTGGGGCCCGGCGTCGCTCGACACGAGCCAGGTGCGGCCAGCGACCCGAAGAGAGCGCGACCGCCGGAACGGTGCTTCGGCCTGCGCCTCGCCCCCCGCCCACATCAGCCGCCGGTTGGTGGCGTCAGTGACGTCGTACACGCGAACCGTGATGTCCTCGGCGAAGTGACGTAGAGCCTCGCGCATCAGGTCCGATACGCGAAACACGCCCATGACCGCGCCCCGAGGCCGGCGCCCCCTGCGAGCGTAGGCGTCGAACACCGGCACGAACACGGTCAGCACGGTGCTCGACTCCGCGCGACCACGGTCCGCGAGCGACATCGCGGGGCCGGTGGCGGTGGCCTCACCGCTGCCCAGGGCGCGCAGAAGGGCCGCCGAGCGCGCCGGCTCCGAGAGCAGGTTCAGGCCGATCAAGCGTCGGTTGGCTTCCACAGGGAAGGTGCTCGCGATCGGGTAGAACTCGTCGCGCGGTGTCGCCCGCCGTAGCTCGCCTTCATCGAGATCGACGATCGCCTGAGGGGCGTCCAGCTCGGTGCTCAGCACCTCCTCGAAGTGCGCGCGGTCTCCACCGGCGACCCGCGGCACCCAGGCGAGCGTCTCCACCTCGGCGACGCGTTCGAACAGTGGCATGGCGAAGTGCTCGAGCCCCGCCTGGTCGACGCTGTCACGGGAGTCGACGTACGCGTACAGCGCGTTGAGGGCCCACAGGCGGGAGTCCAGCATGCCCTCGATGGTTGCTACCCGCGCCTCGGACGCGCGGCCGAAGCGCGCCTCCAGCGCGTTGTCCTCCGCCGCGCGTGCGAAGCCGAAGCCGGCGTAGGCGAGCGCGCTGCCCACCACCAGCACCGCCAGCGCTGGCCCATATCCCAGAGAGCGGTGCAGTGAGCTTCCCTGTGTGTTGGTCTGGTCCGACAACGATGCCCCTCGGGGAGTGTATCATGCGTTCCGCGACGACGTTGTGATTGTCGAATTTTCCGTCTCCATGGAAATCGGGTGCGCAGGGAGGCGATGCGGAGACGCGCAACACGGTGGCCCAGCGCCCGACAACGCCCCCGTCCACGAGTCACCAGGAGCCATCCATGCCGACAATAGGTCCTCTCGCAGTCTCTCCAGTCCCCTCCAGCCCGACCTCCCAAGCCGCTCCGTCCGAGAATGCGGGTGCATCGTTTCGGGACAGCCTCCGCCGTGTGGCGGCTGGGATTGCCGCGGACGAGCGCGCGATGGATCGCGCCATGACGGCTGGTTCACGCGGCCAGCTCGCACCCGAGGCGCTCATCGCGCTCCAAGCCCGGGTCTATCGCCACACCCAAGAGCTGGAGCTCGGCAGCAAGGTGGCGGACAAGGCGGCCGGTGCCGTCAAGCAGACCCTCCAGTCTCAGCAGTAGCGCGTGCTGCTGGGGTCAGTGACACACTGCCAGCGCCAGCCGCCAGCGGTCGGTTCCGCGGGAAGCGCTGCTGGTGCTCGGAGCACAGTGGCCCGTCCGGGGGTGCGCCCCGTCGAGCAGGAGAGAGAGCGCGGCCAGCGTGTCCTCGGCGCGCTGTCGCTCCGCGTGCGGCACGTCGGCCCCGGTGGAGGCCAGATCCAGCACGGCGGCGTACGCGTCCACAGCCTCCGTGAAGGCTCCGACGGCCTGCGCGACGTCCGCACGGCGCGCCTGCGTGGCCCACCGTCGTGGGTGCCGGCGCGCCGCCCCACGCAAGAGCGCCAGCGCTTGCCGTGCTTGGTTGTTCGCCTCGAGGGCCTGGCTCAGAATCAGCAGCAGGCCCTCGTCATCCGGGGAGCGGATCCGACCCGTCTCGAGGGCGGCGATTGCGTCCGCGCGGCGCCCGAGGTCGAGCAAGGTCCGACCGAGCGCCGCATAGGGCTCTGGGGCGGAGGGCTGCGCGCGTCGGGCGTCCTCGAAGTGAGCGATGGCCAGGCTGGGCTGCCCCGCCTCGATGCGCGCGTTGCCCAGGATCAGCTCGCGCTCCATCCGCGCTTGGCGTCGCGCGGCGAGGTCGTCGTCTGCGATCTGCGCTACGGCTCGGCCTGGATCGACCTGCCAGAGCACGACGAGGGCGAGCACGGGAGGCAGGGCCCATCGGGCGCCGTCGTGTCGTGTGAGACGTGGCATCAGGACCCCAGTGTAACGGCGCGAGGCTGCGTCGATCAGCGGATCTCGGCCAACAGTTCGCGCAGTCGGTCGAGTCCCTTGTGGTGCAGCCTGCTGGCCCACGAGATGCTCAGGCCCAGGCCCTGGGCCACCTCGTCGAGCGGGCGCTCCTCGAGGTAGTACCCAACCAGGATGAAGCGCTCCCGCTCGGGGAGCTGCGTCAACGCCGCCCGGAGCACGTCTCGCTGCTCGCGGCGAAGCAGTGGCGCGTCCGGCGCGACCATGTCGTCTGGGTCGGCGTCGACGCAGCTGGCCACGAACGACGTGGTCAGTCGAGCCAGGGTGCGCTGGATGGCCTCGGCGCTCTGCTCCGGCGTTCGGCCCGAGACGTTGGCGCCGCGTTCGAAGCCGGCGTGTTCCGCGATGTCGTCCGCAGCGTGCTGTCGCTTCGTACGCAGCATGCTCTTCGGGGGTGCGTCCACCATCTTGCGCACCCCATCCAGCATGGCTCCTCGGATGCGATAGTAGGCGAAGGTGGCGAAGCGGGCGCCGCGCGACGGGTCGAAACGCGAGTGGGCCTCCAGCAGCCCCTGAATTCCGAACGCTTCCAGGTCCTCCACGGGGACGTGGTTGCCCATCTCGCGTCGCACCCGCCGAGCGATGGCGATGATCAGGGGCTTGTGCTCGCGTAGGATCGCGTCGCGGTCAGTGTCGCTCATGGCAGTCAGGTGGGAAGTGCGCCCCCTCGGAGCACACGCTCGTACATGTGGGGACTTTGACGCGAAAGCTACGAAGCGCCAGCCGCCGCCTTGCGCTGGTGTCGGGTGTGGCTCTAGCCTTGCACGGACATGAGCACGCCCTCGCGCCCTGGACTGGCACGGACCGATCGCGGCGTCTCCCGGCCACTGCGCGCGTGGCTGGCGCGCGCGGTGCAAGACGACGCTGCCCTCTCGGAGCTCGCGCTGGCCTTCAACGCCCACACGCTCGCAGAGCGGCGGCAGCTGGCGAGCTTGCTCCATCGCGACATGGCGTCCGAGCAGCTCGACCCCGAGCGCGCTCAGGCGTTGTTCGCCGCCATGCTCGCCCTCGAGGAAGATCCCTCGCTGCAGGCCGAGTTGGTGGACAGGCTGCGCGCGCTCGAGCCGGCGGTCGCTGGGTTCGTGTATGGGGACGAGGGCCGCGGGGGCGCGCTCATCGCGCGAGAGCGTGCGCCCGCGCGCTGGGACTGCCTCCTGGTCCATTGGCAGGCCGAGCGTGCGACGCGGGTCGACTACGCAGAGGTCGACGCATCCGAGGCCGCCGACGTGCTCGCGGGCCTCGCGACGGGCGCTGGGAACACCCCCCGTCGGTCTGGGCCCGAGCGGGTCGTGGCTCATCCGCAGATTCCCTGGCGGCAGGTGAGCGCCCGGGTCGCCTGCGAGCGGCTTGGATTGCCCCTGCTGCGTTTCACACGAGAGGGCGGGGCGCTACCACGCGAGGCCGAGCGCTTCGCTGGCATGGTCGCGCGAGGCTGACGCGATGGCGACCGTGCTTCACATCGAGGACGATCCCGTCAATCGCCGGCTCGTCACCAAGCTCCTCGGCGCTGCGGGCCATCGCGTCGTCGACGCCGCGACGGGGCTCGAGGGTATCCGTGTCGCGGCAGAGCTGAACCCGGACCTGATCCTCGTGGACATCAACATCCCAGACCTGGACGGGTACGAGGTGACGCTGCGCCTGCGGGGGATCCCGTCCCTGGCCACGACGCCCATCGTCGCGATCACGGCGGAGGGCGACCGCGAGACCAGCCTCGCGGTGGGTTGCGACGGATTCATCGGGAAGCCAATCGACGCGCGGGTGTTCGCGCGCCGCATCGAACGCTTCATGGCGGGTCGCCGTGAGCGCGGCGACGTCGCCAGCGGTGAGCAGCGCCTGCGCGTGAAGAGCCAAGAGATCGTCGCGCGCCTCGAGGCCAAGGTGCGCGAGCTGTCCGACGCCAACGTTCGCCTCGAGGAGATGGCGCGCCTGCGGCGGGAGTTCCTGCGCAACGTCACGCACGAGCTCGCGACGCCGATGACGCCCGTCGTCGGATACTTGAGGCTCCTGCAGAACCAGGATCTGGGACCGCTGACCCCGGCTCAGATCAAGTGCGTCGAGGCGATGACGACGTCCACCGAGCGGCTGCGGTCGGTGGTGGACCTCCTCCTCGACGTGAGCACGTTCGAGACCGGAAACATGGCGTTCACCTCGCGACGCTACGACTTCCTGGCGGTGGCTGGCGAGGCCATCGACGAGGTGCGCGGGCTCGCGGCGTCACTCGACGTGGAGATCGTGCAGGAGCCCGCAGCTCGCGGCCCCGAGTGCATCGGGGATGCCGACAAGCTGCGACGGGCCATGGTCCACGTGCTGGACAACGCCGTGAAGTTCTCGCCAGCGGGGGCACAAGTATGCGTGGCCGTGAGGCGGGTCGACGGGAGCGCCGCGGACGGGGCGGCTCCCCGCGGATACACCCTGTTGGTCGCGGACGACGGTCCGGGCGTGTCCTCGGCCAAGATCGAGCGCGTCTTCGACCCGTTCTATCAGGTGGACGGGACGCGCACCCGCAAGCACCAGGGCGTCGGGCTGGGGCTCGCGTTCTCGCGCCGCGTGTTCGAGGCCCACGCCGGCAGCGTGACCATGCAGTCGCCGCCACGCGAGGACGTGGCCGGGCACCGCTCGCGGGGCGCGCTGGTTGAGCTCACGGTCAGCCGTGACGGGGGTGCGCAGAGGCCCGCGTCTTGATCTACTTGGACCACCACGCGGCGACGCCCATGGTGGCGGCGGCCGTGCGCGCGATGGCGGACGCCGGTGACCGCGCGTGGGCCAACCCGTCCAGCGTCCACGGAGCGGGCCGCGCCGCACGCGCTCTCTTGGAGACGGCGCGCGGGCAGGTCGCGGCGGCCCTCGGGGCAGCACCGGCGAACGTGGTGCTCACCTCCGGAGGTACGGAGGCCTGCAACCTGGGTGTGCGCGGGCTGCTGGGGTTGGACGGCAGCAGCGGACGGGTCCTCGTCAGCGCCCTGGAGCACCCCGCCGTGCGCGCGACCGCGGAGTCTGCGGGCGAGGTGACGGTCTTGCCCGTGTGCGCGGCCGACCTGGACCAGGCGGAGGCGGCGCTCGCGAACCTCGCTCCTGGGGATGTGCTGGCCGTGCAGTGGGTCAACCACGAGACGGGCGTCGTGTTGCCCGTGTCGGCGTGGGCGCAGCGGGCCCGGGAGCGTGGCGCGCGCGTGTTCGTCGACGCCACGCAGGCGTTCGGGAAGTGGCCGCTACAGCTCGAGAGCAGCCCCTTCGACGCTGTCGCGGTGACGGGTCAGAAGGTCGGTGCCCCGGCGGGGACGGGCG
This window harbors:
- a CDS encoding hybrid sensor histidine kinase/response regulator, translated to MATVLHIEDDPVNRRLVTKLLGAAGHRVVDAATGLEGIRVAAELNPDLILVDINIPDLDGYEVTLRLRGIPSLATTPIVAITAEGDRETSLAVGCDGFIGKPIDARVFARRIERFMAGRRERGDVASGEQRLRVKSQEIVARLEAKVRELSDANVRLEEMARLRREFLRNVTHELATPMTPVVGYLRLLQNQDLGPLTPAQIKCVEAMTTSTERLRSVVDLLLDVSTFETGNMAFTSRRYDFLAVAGEAIDEVRGLAASLDVEIVQEPAARGPECIGDADKLRRAMVHVLDNAVKFSPAGAQVCVAVRRVDGSAADGAAPRGYTLLVADDGPGVSSAKIERVFDPFYQVDGTRTRKHQGVGLGLAFSRRVFEAHAGSVTMQSPPREDVAGHRSRGALVELTVSRDGGAQRPAS
- a CDS encoding diguanylate cyclase yields the protein MSDQTNTQGSSLHRSLGYGPALAVLVVGSALAYAGFGFARAAEDNALEARFGRASEARVATIEGMLDSRLWALNALYAYVDSRDSVDQAGLEHFAMPLFERVAEVETLAWVPRVAGGDRAHFEEVLSTELDAPQAIVDLDEGELRRATPRDEFYPIASTFPVEANRRLIGLNLLSEPARSAALLRALGSGEATATGPAMSLADRGRAESSTVLTVFVPVFDAYARRGRRPRGAVMGVFRVSDLMREALRHFAEDITVRVYDVTDATNRRLMWAGGEAQAEAPFRRSRSLRVAGRTWLVSSDAGPQYLREGHTGSPWSVLLGGLLASFLLAGYVSIGIRRARVIDNLARDLDRMSREDPLTSIANRRVFDLRLRREWQQSTRTGAPLSLLMIDIDHFKRFNDSLGHQAGDACLREVASVLAMTAARLNDLPARYGGEEFAVILPATDEGGAEQVAKTILYRVQRLEVVHPDSPTASHVTVSIGVATMIATSAKAESELVKVADRALYRAKKQGRNRVTVAVPSDALDSTS
- a CDS encoding tetratricopeptide repeat protein, encoding MPRLTRHDGARWALPPVLALVVLWQVDPGRAVAQIADDDLAARRQARMERELILGNARIEAGQPSLAIAHFEDARRAQPSAPEPYAALGRTLLDLGRRADAIAALETGRIRSPDDEGLLLILSQALEANNQARQALALLRGAARRHPRRWATQARRADVAQAVGAFTEAVDAYAAVLDLASTGADVPHAERQRAEDTLAALSLLLDGAHPRTGHCAPSTSSASRGTDRWRLALAVCH
- a CDS encoding aminotransferase class V-fold PLP-dependent enzyme; this translates as MIYLDHHAATPMVAAAVRAMADAGDRAWANPSSVHGAGRAARALLETARGQVAAALGAAPANVVLTSGGTEACNLGVRGLLGLDGSSGRVLVSALEHPAVRATAESAGEVTVLPVCAADLDQAEAALANLAPGDVLAVQWVNHETGVVLPVSAWAQRARERGARVFVDATQAFGKWPLQLESSPFDAVAVTGQKVGAPAGTGALWIRRGHDLVPVLTGGAQERGRRAGTPSVLAQVGFGAACEALADSSDWLARAGALRDRLERHAIALGGRVNGVPLPRVESVTQVAFPGQRSDLLVAALDVEGVCASAGAACSSGLTEPVRSLLSLHPDEPWRAVASVRFSLGPGTTVDDIEGACVALGQVVARASGAP
- a CDS encoding sigma-70 family RNA polymerase sigma factor — encoded protein: MSDTDRDAILREHKPLIIAIARRVRREMGNHVPVEDLEAFGIQGLLEAHSRFDPSRGARFATFAYYRIRGAMLDGVRKMVDAPPKSMLRTKRQHAADDIAEHAGFERGANVSGRTPEQSAEAIQRTLARLTTSFVASCVDADPDDMVAPDAPLLRREQRDVLRAALTQLPERERFILVGYYLEERPLDEVAQGLGLSISWASRLHHKGLDRLRELLAEIR